Proteins found in one Campylobacter canadensis genomic segment:
- the thrC gene encoding threonine synthase: MFVSSKNSKLKASLKEALLNPLSSDGGLYSPSVLTKISVDKNISYNDLALVIYKTFSNEFINEFKNSLDAYLEFDYQKAINIVKLNDKAHICELFLGKTRAFKDLALAPLARFMSALEDNLLIMCATSGDTGPATLSAFNNLARTICIYPHNKTSVVQQAQMGKIKYNNSLVLAIDGNFDDAQSALKELLNDADFKNSIKEAKLNLSAANSLNFGRILYQIIYHYYASLKYENKINIAVPSGNFGNALAAFYAKMMGANINKIKIISNENCVLYDFFNTGCYDLRKREFKCTLSPAMDILKSSNLERLIFYFFGDERTASLYKDLNEKKYFTLSKDELNKLKEHFIAYKCSDDECLKNIKKYSDVYLFDPHTATTLNALDDDFTLLCASAQWCKFTPSICKALDINKEEKQALFELSKEKNCKISDNLLEALNSNVNYAKEIKVNEIKEQILNWIKG; the protein is encoded by the coding sequence ATGTTTGTAAGCAGCAAAAACTCAAAATTAAAAGCTTCGCTAAAAGAAGCCTTGCTAAACCCATTAAGCAGTGATGGCGGACTTTATTCGCCTAGTGTTTTAACAAAGATTAGTGTAGATAAAAATATAAGTTATAACGACTTAGCCTTAGTAATTTATAAAACTTTTAGTAATGAATTTATAAATGAATTTAAAAATAGTCTTGATGCTTATTTAGAATTTGATTATCAAAAAGCAATAAATATTGTAAAACTTAACGACAAAGCCCATATTTGTGAATTATTTTTAGGTAAAACTCGTGCTTTTAAAGACCTTGCTTTAGCACCTTTAGCAAGATTTATGAGTGCTTTAGAAGATAATTTATTAATTATGTGTGCAACAAGCGGAGATACAGGACCTGCAACTTTAAGTGCTTTTAATAATCTTGCAAGAACAATTTGCATTTATCCACACAATAAAACAAGTGTAGTTCAACAAGCACAAATGGGTAAAATAAAATATAATAATTCTTTAGTTTTAGCAATTGATGGTAATTTTGATGATGCGCAAAGTGCTTTAAAAGAGCTTTTAAATGACGCTGATTTTAAAAATAGTATTAAGGAAGCAAAATTAAACTTAAGTGCTGCAAATTCTCTTAATTTTGGTAGGATTTTATATCAAATAATTTATCATTATTATGCTTCGCTTAAATATGAAAATAAAATAAATATAGCAGTTCCAAGCGGTAATTTTGGCAACGCTCTAGCTGCTTTTTATGCAAAGATGATGGGAGCTAATATTAATAAAATTAAAATAATTAGCAATGAAAATTGTGTTTTATATGATTTTTTTAATACAGGTTGTTATGATTTAAGAAAGCGTGAGTTTAAATGCACTTTAAGCCCTGCTATGGATATTTTAAAATCTTCTAATCTTGAAAGATTGATTTTTTACTTTTTTGGCGATGAAAGAACAGCTAGTTTATATAAAGATTTAAATGAAAAAAAATATTTTACATTAAGCAAAGATGAATTAAATAAACTTAAAGAGCATTTTATTGCTTATAAATGCAGCGATGATGAGTGTTTAAAAAACATAAAAAAATATAGCGATGTTTATTTGTTTGACCCGCACACAGCAACCACTCTTAATGCCTTAGATGATGATTTTACCTTGCTTTGTGCTAGTGCGCAGTGGTGTAAATTTACTCCTAGCATTTGCAAAGCTTTAGATATTAACAAAGAAGAAAAACAAGCACTTTTTGAACTAAGCAAGGAAAAAAATTGCAAAATAAGTGA
- a CDS encoding tetraacyldisaccharide 4'-kinase: MSFLDRYFFKPSFFQKILIFMLLPFSFLYMILSILNSSLKKRISFDIAIISVGNLSVGGSGKTPFTKALSDFLYPIYKDDIFIILRGYKRKSKGVLLVKYKKEILASYLQSSDEALEHAYFTKANVIVANKREDAIKKAISLGAKCVILDDAFSKFHIKKFDILLNAKERAKYNFTLPSGQYRLPLYFQKRANLNLYENKDYFRTSFVKEDDFSDYVFISAIAKPFRLEKYAKKAKAYYYFSDHYYFSKSKLEDLLAKHKAKGFVLCKKDYVKIKEFNFNTILIDEKLELSLNVKKEILKYIKSFYKCKIT; the protein is encoded by the coding sequence ATGAGTTTTTTAGATAGATACTTTTTTAAACCAAGTTTTTTTCAAAAAATACTGATTTTTATGCTTTTGCCATTTTCATTTTTATATATGATACTTTCTATTTTAAACTCAAGTTTAAAAAAAAGAATAAGCTTTGATATTGCTATTATTAGCGTTGGAAATTTAAGCGTTGGCGGTAGCGGTAAAACTCCATTTACTAAGGCTCTTAGCGATTTTTTATATCCAATTTATAAAGATGATATTTTTATAATATTGCGTGGCTATAAAAGAAAAAGCAAAGGAGTTTTATTAGTAAAATACAAAAAAGAAATTTTAGCTTCTTATCTTCAAAGCTCTGATGAAGCTTTAGAGCACGCATATTTTACAAAGGCAAATGTTATCGTTGCAAATAAAAGAGAAGACGCTATTAAAAAGGCTATTAGTTTAGGGGCAAAATGTGTTATTTTAGATGATGCTTTTTCTAAATTTCACATAAAAAAATTTGATATTTTACTAAATGCAAAAGAAAGGGCAAAATATAATTTTACCCTACCAAGTGGGCAATATAGATTGCCGCTTTATTTTCAAAAAAGAGCAAATTTAAATTTATATGAAAATAAAGATTATTTTAGAACATCTTTTGTAAAAGAAGATGATTTTAGCGATTATGTATTTATTAGTGCTATTGCAAAGCCCTTTAGATTAGAAAAATATGCAAAAAAAGCAAAGGCGTATTATTATTTTAGCGACCATTATTATTTTAGTAAGAGCAAGTTAGAAGATTTATTAGCAAAACACAAGGCAAAAGGCTTTGTACTATGCAAAAAAGACTATGTAAAAATTAAAGAATTTAATTTTAATACAATTTTAATTGATGAAAAACTAGAGCTTAGTTTAAATGTAAAAAAAGAAATTTTAAAATATATAAAATCCTTTTATAAATGTAAAATTACTTGA
- a CDS encoding YigZ family protein: MFIINTLVTESYLVKGSKFICYLEPIYENNPSIRQNELKQEHFKAVHVVYALRVLNEFNQIVENQSDDKEPKGTSGQSALNALRGANLINCACYIVRYFGGTLLGSGGLVRAYSTSVNQAIIKAQNENLLQSYIKRQNYSLYTNYNLFNKISYILDKNNIIYDKEFSDLIKVKMSLSNEEMIILSNELKDMQIQIIKD, translated from the coding sequence ATGTTTATAATAAATACTTTAGTAACTGAAAGTTATTTAGTAAAAGGCTCTAAATTCATTTGCTATTTAGAGCCAATTTATGAAAATAATCCTAGCATAAGACAAAACGAGCTAAAGCAAGAACATTTTAAAGCAGTGCATGTTGTTTATGCTTTAAGGGTTTTAAATGAATTTAATCAAATTGTTGAAAATCAAAGCGATGATAAAGAACCTAAAGGAACTAGCGGTCAAAGTGCTTTAAATGCTTTGCGTGGAGCGAATTTAATAAATTGCGCTTGTTATATAGTAAGGTATTTTGGCGGTACGCTTTTGGGTAGTGGTGGGCTAGTTAGGGCTTATTCAACTAGCGTTAATCAAGCTATTATTAAAGCTCAAAATGAAAATTTATTACAAAGTTATATTAAAAGGCAAAACTACAGTCTTTATACAAACTATAATTTATTTAATAAAATCTCTTATATTTTAGATAAAAATAATATAATTTACGATAAAGAATTTAGCGATTTAATCAAGGTAAAAATGTCTTTAAGCAATGAAGAAATGATTATTTTATCTAATGAATTAAAAGATATGCAAATACAAATTATAAAGGATTAA
- a CDS encoding uracil-xanthine permease family protein yields the protein MKNELIYGLNDKPPFSRAIFAALVHLLAMFVAVITPSLIIGKAIGLSDENITRIVSMSLFASGVAGFIQMMTFKIKNFQIGSGLLSIQGTSFNFVSVIISGGLILRNENLSDEEILAAIFGTLMLCSVAEMIVSMSLKYVRRVISDLVCGIVVMLIGLTLISVGLVSAGGGYASMDKNIAENLQFASIQNLSLSGIVLLSIVILNSLKQPFIKVSALFFAILIGIIYASLIGRFDISDVHASSTFIYPIPLFYGLSIESSLILPFAIIFIVTSLETIGDISATSELSNQPTQGKDFERRLRGGVFANGLNSCVSGFFNTFPNSCFGQNNAVIALSGVASRYVGYIVCIMLIICGVFPVVAQFALRIPEPVLGGAILVMFGTIAATGIKIISRATLDKRALMILAISLALGLGVSTQPAILEHFPSIFKTLFSSAIATGGLCAILLELFLPKEKNNS from the coding sequence ATGAAAAACGAATTGATTTATGGACTTAACGATAAACCACCATTTAGCCGTGCGATTTTTGCGGCATTAGTTCATTTATTAGCGATGTTTGTTGCGGTTATTACGCCATCTTTAATCATTGGTAAAGCCATAGGACTTAGCGATGAGAATATAACAAGAATTGTAAGTATGTCTTTATTTGCTAGCGGGGTTGCTGGTTTTATACAAATGATGACCTTTAAAATTAAAAATTTTCAAATTGGTAGCGGACTTTTAAGTATTCAAGGAACTTCATTTAACTTTGTTTCTGTGATTATTTCAGGCGGACTTATTTTAAGAAATGAAAATTTAAGTGATGAAGAAATTCTAGCAGCAATTTTTGGAACTTTAATGCTTTGTTCTGTTGCTGAAATGATTGTTTCTATGAGTTTAAAATATGTAAGAAGGGTAATTTCTGATTTAGTATGCGGGATTGTTGTTATGCTAATTGGACTTACACTAATTTCAGTAGGTTTAGTTAGTGCAGGTGGCGGCTATGCTTCAATGGATAAAAACATTGCTGAAAACTTACAATTTGCGTCAATTCAAAATCTTAGCTTAAGCGGTATTGTTTTACTTTCTATTGTGATTTTAAATAGTTTAAAACAACCATTTATAAAAGTTAGTGCCTTATTTTTTGCTATTTTAATAGGTATAATTTATGCTAGTTTAATAGGAAGATTTGATATAAGCGATGTTCATGCAAGCTCAACATTTATTTATCCAATTCCTTTATTTTATGGGCTTAGCATTGAAAGCTCTCTTATTTTACCTTTTGCCATTATTTTTATAGTTACTTCTCTTGAAACTATTGGAGATATTAGCGCTACAAGTGAGCTTAGCAACCAGCCAACACAAGGAAAAGACTTTGAAAGAAGATTAAGAGGCGGGGTTTTTGCTAACGGGCTTAATTCTTGCGTTTCAGGATTTTTTAACACCTTTCCTAATTCTTGTTTTGGTCAAAATAATGCAGTAATTGCATTAAGCGGAGTTGCTAGTAGATATGTTGGCTACATTGTTTGCATTATGCTTATTATTTGTGGGGTTTTTCCTGTAGTTGCACAATTTGCATTAAGAATTCCTGAGCCAGTTTTAGGCGGTGCTATTTTAGTAATGTTTGGAACAATAGCAGCAACAGGTATTAAAATAATCTCTCGTGCAACCTTAGACAAAAGAGCTTTAATGATTTTAGCAATTTCTTTAGCTCTTGGTTTAGGCGTTAGCACTCAACCTGCAATCTTAGAACATTTTCCAAGCATATTTAAAACCTTATTCTCATCAGCTATTGCAACTGGTGGTTTGTGTGCTATTTTGCTTGAATTATTCTTGCCAAAAGAAAAGAATAACTCATAA
- a CDS encoding GDSL-type esterase/lipase family protein has protein sequence MRILFTLIILIFFSSCSYDFFSSKIPKTIPNTTQQKQEEKKIIEHKIPSIKQQLKQNKELKEKKVQTSPTQKKENLKIAFIGDSHLASDYMSAYFRKKLNISSLGFIPPILPKWHNQYLATYNNKNFKISYLINTKNNLSFGGINAVCTNSCLVDIKLFFQAKKLEQLYLQNSQWKIKKLSNNTKHIYFTSFYTLGGFLSNNNEYIDNLGINGASVYNYLRVNDAFVKEIAQKLDYSILIFSFGTNEGVVKYVNEKTFLENYKKIISLFKTKNSKIVLLIAPEPTLYENQSYKKGESADVVKKLIYDLAKELNCYVFDIDLLMQKDGGKKAWINSDLSLKNTHLSKKGYDFVAQKLLEYLIDLDLIKKRKL, from the coding sequence ATGAGAATTTTATTTACTTTAATTATTTTAATCTTTTTTTCTTCTTGTTCTTATGATTTTTTTTCAAGTAAAATTCCAAAAACAATCCCAAACACAACACAACAAAAACAAGAAGAAAAAAAAATAATAGAACATAAAATTCCAAGCATAAAACAACAACTAAAACAAAATAAAGAACTAAAAGAAAAAAAAGTACAAACAAGCCCAACTCAAAAAAAAGAAAATTTAAAAATAGCATTTATAGGCGATTCTCATCTTGCAAGTGATTATATGAGTGCTTATTTTAGAAAAAAATTAAATATAAGCTCCTTAGGTTTTATTCCGCCTATTTTACCTAAATGGCACAATCAATACCTAGCAACTTACAATAATAAAAATTTTAAAATTTCTTATTTGATTAATACAAAAAATAATCTATCTTTTGGTGGTATTAACGCAGTTTGCACTAATTCTTGCTTGGTTGATATAAAGCTATTTTTTCAAGCAAAAAAACTTGAGCAATTATATTTGCAAAATTCTCAATGGAAAATAAAAAAACTATCTAATAATACAAAACATATTTATTTTACAAGCTTTTACACCTTAGGCGGATTTTTAAGTAATAATAATGAATATATTGATAATTTAGGCATAAATGGAGCTAGTGTTTATAATTATTTAAGAGTAAATGATGCTTTTGTAAAAGAAATTGCACAAAAACTTGATTATTCAATATTAATTTTTTCATTTGGCACAAATGAAGGAGTAGTAAAATATGTAAATGAAAAAACTTTTTTAGAAAATTATAAAAAAATAATATCTTTATTTAAAACAAAAAATTCAAAAATTGTGCTTTTAATAGCCCCTGAACCAACCTTGTATGAAAATCAATCTTATAAAAAAGGAGAAAGTGCTGATGTAGTAAAAAAACTTATTTATGATTTAGCAAAAGAGCTTAATTGTTATGTCTTTGATATTGATTTACTTATGCAAAAAGACGGAGGAAAAAAAGCTTGGATTAATAGCGATTTATCCTTAAAAAACACACATTTAAGCAAAAAAGGGTACGACTTTGTAGCACAAAAGCTACTTGAATATTTAATTGATTTAGACTTAATTAAAAAGAGGAAATTATGA
- a CDS encoding DUF459 domain-containing protein — translation MKEFVFISLIVFIFFISLYNQSLSEYYEQKYHKSLELNSLYFKKFDEFKNFLENNFKKDDEILAQKEEKQIKFKKCYLHDFKFNFNFSTNKNDKIILLKNDGLVLIGDSLMQGVGDKICKIAKSMQINCVNIAKQSTGLLRKKYYDYANNLEKILKQNNFKTIIVLAGINDLWDIKINKKTLKFGENDWNEFYTNRIKELIKIAKNYQAKIFWYELPIFKDEDKNQKVQTLNNIFTKLANEKELNLVKINSILKLHFDYYLKIDGKSKKLRSNDGVHFTPSGYELLAQDFFDLVEFE, via the coding sequence ATGAAAGAATTTGTTTTTATTAGCTTAATAGTTTTTATTTTTTTTATTAGCTTGTATAATCAATCATTAAGCGAATATTATGAACAAAAATATCATAAAAGCCTAGAATTAAACTCTTTATATTTTAAAAAATTTGATGAATTTAAAAATTTTTTAGAAAACAACTTCAAAAAAGACGATGAAATCTTAGCGCAAAAAGAAGAAAAACAAATAAAATTTAAAAAATGTTATTTGCATGATTTTAAATTTAATTTTAATTTTAGTACAAATAAAAATGACAAAATAATTTTATTAAAAAACGATGGCTTGGTTTTAATAGGCGATAGTTTAATGCAAGGTGTAGGAGATAAAATCTGCAAAATTGCAAAAAGTATGCAAATTAATTGTGTAAATATTGCAAAACAAAGTACGGGACTTTTAAGAAAAAAATATTATGATTACGCAAATAATTTAGAAAAAATTCTAAAACAAAATAATTTTAAAACAATAATAGTTTTAGCGGGGATTAATGATTTGTGGGATATTAAAATAAACAAAAAAACACTAAAATTCGGAGAAAACGATTGGAATGAATTTTATACAAATAGAATCAAAGAACTAATAAAAATAGCAAAAAATTATCAAGCTAAAATATTTTGGTACGAACTGCCTATTTTTAAAGACGAAGATAAAAATCAAAAAGTACAAACCCTAAACAATATCTTTACAAAACTAGCTAACGAAAAAGAGCTTAATCTTGTAAAAATAAATTCAATTTTAAAACTTCATTTTGATTATTATTTAAAAATTGATGGAAAAAGCAAAAAATTACGCTCAAATGACGGTGTGCATTTTACCCCTAGCGGTTACGAGCTTTTAGCTCAAGACTTTTTTGATTTGGTTGAGTTTGAATGA
- a CDS encoding MBOAT family protein, which produces MSLLSIEFFLCFLPFVIIYNLANEKIQNILLCVFSLSFIYLLSAYVFSVFIIFCLFTHFLALLIYTRNNVYIYTSSSFALLLFLSFFKYYESIKDSLDYLLSLLHLNMNVEILFVVGLSFYTFNALTYLSAIYNKKQYPISLFNLITYLGFFAIFTSGPIFRFSYFNKQFLSKKRFMKINLILSLLLFALVKMLVLRNIFEDYFLSYLENKENLSILGLIICFYFYSFMLYCDFSAYVNLVSALALMLGIKLPKNFNNPFKAINIQDFWRRWHISLSLFIKDFIYIKLGGSRCGFFRTKLNIIIAFALSGLWHGNTINFLFWGLAHAFALCVVSSIKFRFFPLLSMFVTFTYISLAWSFFYFASFDEFLQYYECFFLNNKVSNKELITFLIICAYLIFNFYSKNLLALLCLFFKSVNIFVKIIIVILVLTLVFIFMPNGIPNFIYAGF; this is translated from the coding sequence TTGAGCTTACTTTCTATTGAATTTTTTCTTTGTTTTTTACCCTTTGTAATAATTTATAATTTAGCAAATGAAAAAATTCAAAATATTTTGCTTTGCGTCTTTTCTTTAAGCTTTATTTATTTATTGTCAGCTTATGTTTTTAGTGTTTTTATTATTTTTTGTCTATTTACTCATTTTTTAGCTTTGCTAATTTATACAAGAAATAATGTTTATATTTATACAAGTTCATCATTTGCCCTGCTTTTATTTTTAAGTTTTTTTAAATATTATGAAAGCATTAAAGATAGCCTTGATTATCTTTTATCTTTATTACATTTAAATATGAATGTTGAAATTTTATTTGTTGTAGGATTATCTTTTTATACTTTTAATGCACTTACTTATCTTAGTGCCATTTATAATAAAAAACAATATCCAATAAGCCTTTTTAATTTAATTACATATCTTGGTTTTTTTGCTATTTTTACTAGCGGTCCTATATTTAGATTTAGCTATTTTAACAAGCAATTTTTAAGCAAAAAACGCTTTATGAAAATTAATTTAATCTTGTCTTTATTACTTTTTGCACTTGTTAAAATGCTTGTTTTAAGAAATATTTTTGAAGATTATTTTTTATCTTACTTAGAAAATAAAGAAAACTTAAGTATTTTGGGTTTAATAATTTGTTTTTATTTTTATTCTTTTATGCTTTATTGTGATTTTAGTGCTTATGTTAATTTAGTAAGTGCTTTGGCTTTAATGCTTGGTATTAAATTGCCTAAGAATTTTAATAATCCTTTTAAAGCTATTAACATTCAAGATTTTTGGAGAAGATGGCATATTAGCCTTTCTTTGTTTATTAAAGACTTTATTTATATAAAACTTGGCGGCTCAAGATGTGGTTTTTTTAGGACAAAATTAAATATAATAATTGCCTTTGCACTATCTGGCTTGTGGCATGGAAATACTATTAATTTTTTATTTTGGGGCTTAGCCCACGCCTTTGCTTTATGCGTTGTATCAAGTATTAAATTTAGATTTTTTCCTTTACTTTCAATGTTTGTAACTTTTACTTATATTAGTTTGGCTTGGAGCTTTTTTTATTTTGCTAGTTTTGATGAGTTTTTGCAATATTATGAATGCTTTTTTTTAAATAATAAAGTAAGCAATAAAGAACTAATCACATTTTTAATAATTTGTGCTTATTTAATATTTAATTTTTATTCTAAAAATCTTTTAGCGCTTTTATGCTTGTTTTTCAAAAGTGTTAATATTTTTGTTAAAATAATTATTGTAATTTTGGTTTTAACATTAGTATTTATTTTTATGCCAAATGGCATTCCAAATTTTATTTATGCAGGGTTTTAA
- a CDS encoding UDP-N-acetylglucosamine--N-acetylmuramyl-(pentapeptide) pyrophosphoryl-undecaprenol N-acetylglucosamine transferase has translation MLLITGGGTGGHLAIAKALSTKITKYIYVGSVNGQDKNYFSGDNCYFLKSSGFVNSKISTKIKSLLALIQAIFICIKIFKKHKISCVFSVGGYSSLPASIAAIIMFKPLIIHEQNSKMGLANRICKPFSKRFFCAFCKEYLAYPINNIYKDLKRQRKEIKCILILGGSQGASFLNEFAYLIYPYLLEKNIHLIHQCGEKELKKYEKLYENFSIKPTLIGFSKELINYIRQADFCISRAGASSCFELCANALPTLFVPYKYAYKNHQYFNAKFFVDKKLAYLCNQDDLNKDFFTNFLDNYDYLIANNLFLNNDEDGLSKLSIEIKKYIKETH, from the coding sequence ATGCTTTTAATTACTGGCGGAGGAACGGGTGGTCATTTAGCCATTGCAAAAGCACTTAGCACAAAGATTACAAAATATATTTATGTTGGTAGCGTAAATGGTCAAGATAAAAATTATTTTAGTGGGGATAATTGCTATTTTTTAAAATCAAGTGGCTTTGTAAATTCTAAAATTTCTACAAAAATAAAAAGTCTTTTAGCTTTAATACAAGCAATTTTTATTTGTATAAAAATTTTTAAAAAACATAAAATTTCTTGTGTTTTTAGCGTTGGCGGTTATTCTAGTTTGCCTGCTAGTATTGCTGCTATTATTATGTTTAAACCTTTAATAATTCACGAGCAAAACTCAAAAATGGGCTTAGCAAATCGTATTTGCAAACCTTTTAGTAAAAGATTTTTTTGTGCTTTTTGCAAAGAATATTTAGCTTATCCAATTAATAATATTTATAAAGATTTAAAAAGACAAAGAAAGGAAATTAAATGTATTTTAATACTAGGCGGCTCTCAGGGTGCTAGTTTTTTAAATGAATTTGCTTATTTAATTTATCCTTATTTGCTTGAAAAAAATATACATTTAATTCATCAATGTGGAGAAAAAGAATTAAAAAAATATGAAAAATTATATGAAAATTTTAGCATTAAACCAACGCTAATTGGCTTTAGCAAGGAGCTTATTAACTACATAAGACAGGCTGATTTTTGCATTAGCAGAGCTGGGGCTAGTTCTTGTTTTGAACTTTGTGCTAATGCTTTACCAACTTTGTTTGTACCTTATAAATACGCTTATAAAAATCATCAATATTTTAATGCTAAATTCTTTGTTGATAAAAAACTTGCATATTTGTGTAATCAAGATGATTTAAATAAAGATTTCTTTACTAATTTTTTAGATAATTATGATTATTTAATTGCAAATAATCTATTTTTAAACAACGATGAAGATGGCTTAAGTAAATTAAGCATTGAAATAAAAAAATATATAAAGGAAACACATTGA
- a CDS encoding FtsW/RodA/SpoVE family cell cycle protein yields MKIQEQVFLSILILMSFSVLFVFSLGFFQYTGQKDALALLSYQSLFAFVSLVFLFTFLKICNERMIIFLLISCITISIIACILLPFLPASLVVETKGARRWLRILSISIAPTEFLKIGFIYILAWTYSRKYGSKAISLKQDIMRIAPSLFLYFIIFAYIYVTQNDLGQAVVMLVVLLSMALCAGGTFMSVLLISSCGVLLVILAILLNTKRIQRILDWWVNIQDIILPLLPERFQESMRIYNANTPYQLTHGLNAFFNGGIFGEGLGLGVFKLGFLSEVHTDFILAGMTEEIGILGLLFICAIYFWLFLSLIKISANVQEKKYSLFIIGYTFCIAYSFLMNIFGILGFIPLKGIAVPFLSYGGSSMFANVFAITIILALYKTNNKKSFYKENS; encoded by the coding sequence TTGAAAATACAAGAACAAGTATTTTTAAGCATACTAATACTTATGAGTTTTAGTGTGCTTTTTGTTTTTTCACTTGGTTTTTTTCAATACACAGGGCAAAAAGATGCACTAGCTTTATTAAGCTATCAAAGCCTTTTTGCCTTTGTTTCTTTGGTATTTTTATTTACTTTTTTAAAAATTTGTAATGAAAGAATGATTATTTTTTTACTAATTTCTTGCATTACAATAAGCATTATTGCTTGTATTTTATTGCCTTTTTTACCAGCTAGTTTAGTGGTGGAGACTAAAGGAGCTAGAAGATGGCTTAGGATACTATCAATTTCAATTGCACCTACGGAATTTTTAAAAATAGGCTTTATTTATATTCTAGCTTGGACTTATTCAAGAAAATATGGAAGCAAGGCTATATCTTTAAAACAAGATATTATGCGTATTGCCCCATCTTTATTTTTGTATTTTATTATCTTTGCTTATATTTATGTAACTCAAAACGACTTAGGACAAGCTGTGGTAATGCTTGTTGTTTTACTAAGTATGGCTTTGTGTGCTGGTGGAACATTTATGAGTGTTTTATTGATTTCTTCTTGCGGAGTTTTATTAGTAATATTAGCTATTTTATTAAATACAAAAAGAATTCAACGCATCTTAGATTGGTGGGTAAATATTCAAGATATTATTTTACCCCTACTACCAGAACGCTTTCAAGAATCAATGAGAATTTATAACGCAAACACGCCCTATCAGCTAACGCACGGATTAAACGCTTTTTTTAATGGCGGGATTTTTGGAGAAGGACTTGGGCTTGGAGTGTTTAAGCTTGGATTTTTAAGCGAGGTGCATACTGACTTTATTTTAGCTGGAATGACTGAAGAAATAGGAATTTTAGGCTTATTATTTATTTGCGCTATTTATTTTTGGCTTTTTTTATCTTTAATAAAAATTTCTGCAAATGTACAAGAAAAAAAATACTCTTTGTTTATAATAGGATACACATTTTGCATTGCTTATTCATTTTTAATGAATATTTTTGGAATTTTAGGTTTTATACCTTTAAAAGGAATTGCGGTGCCGTTTTTAAGCTATGGGGGAAGTTCTATGTTTGCAAATGTGTTTGCAATTACAATCATTTTAGCACTTTATAAAACAAATAATAAAAAATCTTTTTACAAGGAGAATTCTTAA
- the lpxD gene encoding UDP-3-O-(3-hydroxymyristoyl)glucosamine N-acyltransferase, with protein MKDLKFLCEYLEIECEKNIAIKALNSLSLASNEELSFALKNNDELANTKAAAVLVNKALKDYVPKNSLAIVVDDAKLAFAKLSKLFAKELLSNAKNAIVGKNCNIMPNVHLGSNSVIGDECIIMSGAFVGDNVKIGNKCIIYPNVVIYNDTKIGNNCIFHANSVIGSDGFGYASSIKGHTKIYHNGFVEIEDNVEIGSCVCIDRAVFDKTLIKSGSKIDNLVQIGHNCEIGNNCIIVSQTGLAGSSKLGSFVIMGGQSATSGHLSIKDGCIIAARGGVSKSLTESKTYGGFPIMEQKEWLRMQAKLKRITSDES; from the coding sequence ATGAAGGATTTAAAATTTCTTTGCGAATATTTAGAAATTGAATGTGAAAAAAATATTGCGATTAAGGCGCTTAATTCTTTAAGTTTAGCAAGTAACGAAGAATTAAGTTTTGCTTTAAAAAATAATGATGAATTAGCAAACACAAAAGCAGCTGCAGTGCTTGTAAATAAAGCATTAAAAGATTATGTACCAAAAAATAGTTTAGCTATTGTGGTTGATGATGCTAAATTAGCCTTCGCAAAACTTAGCAAATTATTTGCAAAAGAATTATTAAGCAATGCTAAAAATGCCATAGTCGGTAAAAACTGCAATATTATGCCTAATGTTCATTTAGGCTCAAATAGCGTAATTGGCGATGAATGTATTATTATGAGCGGAGCCTTTGTAGGAGATAATGTAAAAATAGGAAATAAGTGCATAATCTATCCTAATGTAGTAATTTATAACGATACTAAAATAGGCAATAACTGCATTTTTCATGCAAATAGTGTAATAGGTAGCGATGGCTTTGGCTATGCAAGTAGCATAAAAGGTCATACTAAAATTTATCACAATGGCTTTGTAGAGATTGAAGATAATGTAGAAATAGGCTCTTGCGTATGTATTGATAGGGCTGTTTTTGATAAAACTCTTATTAAAAGCGGTAGCAAAATTGATAATTTAGTTCAAATAGGGCATAATTGTGAAATAGGAAATAATTGTATTATTGTTTCTCAAACAGGTCTTGCAGGTTCATCAAAACTTGGCTCTTTTGTAATTATGGGCGGACAAAGTGCAACTAGTGGGCATTTAAGTATAAAAGATGGTTGTATTATTGCTGCAAGAGGTGGGGTTAGCAAAAGCCTAACTGAAAGCAAAACCTATGGAGGCTTTCCTATTATGGAGCAAAAAGAGTGGTTAAGAATGCAAGCAAAATTAAAAAGGATTACAAGCGATGAAAGTTGA